A portion of the Algisphaera agarilytica genome contains these proteins:
- a CDS encoding thioredoxin family protein translates to MLKTFPIAIALLLLVGFFVIPSYAVDKEWSIDMELAQSEAEASDKDIFLYFTGSDWCAPCMYMKDKILTTDTFLSAVPQSFVLVEIDFPRTFKLPSEQLKQNDALAEKYFVEYFPTILLADADGRPYATMREMMVSPEEYVEYVQGRQLIRAERDRAFSEAELLVGTAKASALDRGLQAMGMEIALRYYPETIDEIVALDSDNSLGLREGYELALMEMAVDAETRDAIRVYQEGYLADAAMRFERILAQYPLPGGEAQVLRATLGQIYYEMGRKDKSRLAFQQAIKDAPDSAVVPQIKTLMDRIE, encoded by the coding sequence ATGCTGAAAACTTTTCCCATTGCGATAGCTTTACTCCTCTTGGTCGGATTCTTTGTGATTCCGAGTTATGCGGTGGACAAAGAATGGTCCATCGATATGGAATTGGCCCAGTCCGAGGCCGAGGCTTCCGACAAGGACATCTTTCTATATTTCACAGGATCAGATTGGTGTGCACCGTGTATGTACATGAAGGACAAGATCCTAACGACGGATACCTTTCTGTCGGCGGTTCCCCAAAGCTTCGTTTTGGTTGAGATTGATTTTCCTCGGACGTTTAAGCTCCCTTCGGAGCAGTTGAAACAAAACGACGCCCTCGCGGAAAAGTATTTCGTGGAGTATTTCCCGACCATCCTCTTGGCTGACGCGGACGGGCGTCCTTATGCAACGATGCGTGAAATGATGGTCAGCCCCGAGGAATATGTTGAATATGTCCAGGGGCGGCAGTTGATTAGGGCCGAACGAGATCGCGCATTCTCGGAGGCTGAGTTACTGGTTGGTACGGCTAAAGCTTCCGCCTTGGATCGGGGCTTGCAAGCCATGGGCATGGAGATCGCGTTGCGATATTACCCAGAGACCATTGATGAGATTGTGGCTCTCGATAGCGACAACTCGCTTGGGCTGCGTGAAGGCTACGAATTAGCGTTAATGGAGATGGCGGTCGATGCCGAAACCAGAGATGCGATCAGGGTATATCAGGAGGGTTATCTCGCAGACGCGGCAATGCGTTTCGAACGTATCCTCGCACAGTATCCACTGCCGGGCGGCGAAGCACAGGTCCTGCGAGCAACGTTGGGGCAGATTTACTATGAGATGGGCCGGAAGGACAAGTCTCGCTTGGCGTTTCAGCAGGCCATCAAGGACGCCCCGGATTCCGCGGTAGTCCCTCAGATCAAAACGCTCATGGATCGGATAGAGTAG
- a CDS encoding NUDIX hydrolase, with the protein MTEPPHPTQLDRPIRQAARVLLLDRDGRVLMFRFVDPVSGSPFWITPGGGLDEGESFEDAARRELREETGLVEGEGLVSHGDTRIGPCVWTRTIDIRYGHKHFRQHERYFPLRLTESQPAIDTAGMMDYEVTDLHEHRWWSAAEIAASDHRFAPSKLSTLLPELLGNPWPSKPLDVGR; encoded by the coding sequence ATGACCGAACCGCCCCACCCGACCCAGCTCGACCGGCCGATCCGCCAGGCGGCGCGCGTGCTCCTGCTCGACCGCGACGGGCGGGTGTTGATGTTTCGGTTCGTCGATCCGGTCAGCGGTTCGCCGTTCTGGATCACGCCCGGCGGCGGGCTCGACGAAGGCGAATCGTTTGAAGACGCGGCCCGGCGTGAGCTGCGTGAAGAGACCGGGCTGGTCGAGGGCGAAGGCTTGGTTTCGCACGGCGATACGCGGATCGGCCCGTGCGTCTGGACCCGGACGATCGACATCCGCTACGGCCACAAGCACTTCCGCCAGCACGAGCGTTACTTCCCGCTACGCCTGACCGAGAGCCAGCCCGCCATCGACACCGCGGGCATGATGGATTACGAAGTCACCGACCTCCACGAACACCGCTGGTGGAGCGCTGCAGAAATCGCGGCATCGGATCATCGCTTCGCGCCGTCGAAGCTCTCCACCCTCTTACCTGAGTTGTTGGGTAACCCCTGGCCCAGTAAGCCGCTGGACGTAGGGCGTTAG
- a CDS encoding DNA-directed RNA polymerase subunit alpha C-terminal domain-containing protein — protein sequence MSDESAATLDTSEFRDTATARKYFDAGFEAEQAGDRISAIEQYEAAYTADPEDTENCFRLAYNLDLLGEEDEALHLYEECAKQEKPQLNALVNLAVAYEDRGKYAQAERCIRQVLATDPNHGRARLYIKDILASKAMVIDDEQEKRNEKHHALLDTPVTDFELSVRTRNALRKMNIRTLGDLLKVTEAELRSFKNFGDASLDEIKSMLAQKGLKLGQAVEQHQAEVKQQVYDQLKSEVGDENGMLEKSVNELNLSVRARKALALLGVTSIGDLVMKTEAELMGVKNFGMTSLVEIRERLTEMGLGLRTLEA from the coding sequence ATGAGCGATGAATCCGCCGCCACGCTGGACACTTCCGAATTCCGCGACACCGCCACCGCCCGCAAGTATTTTGATGCGGGTTTCGAAGCCGAGCAGGCCGGCGACCGCATCTCCGCGATCGAGCAGTACGAAGCCGCGTACACCGCCGACCCCGAAGATACCGAAAACTGCTTCCGCCTCGCCTACAACCTCGACCTGCTGGGCGAGGAAGACGAAGCGCTGCACCTCTACGAAGAGTGTGCCAAGCAGGAGAAGCCCCAGCTCAACGCGTTGGTGAACCTGGCCGTCGCCTACGAAGACCGCGGCAAGTACGCCCAGGCCGAGCGCTGCATCCGTCAGGTGCTCGCCACCGACCCGAACCACGGCCGGGCCCGTCTGTACATCAAGGACATCCTCGCCTCCAAGGCGATGGTCATCGACGACGAGCAAGAGAAGCGCAACGAGAAGCACCACGCCCTGCTCGACACGCCCGTCACCGACTTCGAGCTCTCGGTCCGCACCCGCAACGCCCTGCGGAAGATGAACATCCGCACGCTGGGCGACCTGCTCAAGGTCACCGAGGCCGAGCTCCGCAGCTTCAAGAACTTCGGCGACGCCAGCCTCGACGAGATCAAGTCGATGCTCGCCCAGAAGGGCCTGAAGCTCGGCCAAGCCGTCGAGCAACACCAAGCCGAGGTCAAGCAACAGGTCTACGACCAACTCAAGAGCGAAGTCGGCGACGAGAACGGCATGCTCGAGAAATCGGTCAACGAACTGAACCTCAGCGTCCGTGCCCGCAAAGCGTTGGCGCTATTGGGCGTCACCAGCATCGGCGATCTGGTCATGAAGACCGAGGCCGAGCTGATGGGCGTCAAGAACTTCGGCATGACCAGCCTCGTCGAGATCCGCGAACGGCTCACCGAAATGGGCCTGGGCCTGCGTACGCTGGAGGCCTGA
- a CDS encoding MFS transporter yields the protein MTDQPLHEQDDSPATTAPSVGQDSGSESHQVAEKDRIPIGEKSAYAMGVVSDHFAQFGIQQFLLPFFNVVMGLSPAKVSLAMGFARLWDAINDPAVGSISDHWKSRYGRRRPFIFVGAILTGIVFPLIWLVPGGWSEGQMFAWLTVALIIYYTSYSLLSVPYESLGMELTQDYVEKTKLFTFRTYLMRIFDMGIWAMLPLATWIAALLADQQMALDAVQLAGEALEKQKEKLTEENLARTIPWVAVGAGVMIMISGVLPAFFCKERFAEVAQKQKGENPFKTVWSLLRNPPFMIVMGSIALYLLGLSSNAVLGFYVNTYYIEGGDVKSGAFLGLYHSLVGLIFGILGAFIIEILSKRIDKKPLIMGCVVVLFLSAASWWITYLPGRPYLTLVSRPFLTLAETGYWVLILSMRADVADWDELKNGRRREGMIAALGNWMIKLSITLATVIGGVMLQYFVGFDADLGGDQSPETLSLLRGTYIFTQMGTMVIVFFVLALYPLSRAKMAKVREELDARHAALEAEGGAEDEPGTA from the coding sequence ATGACTGACCAACCTCTTCACGAGCAAGACGACTCTCCAGCCACCACCGCCCCTTCGGTGGGCCAGGACTCGGGCTCTGAATCTCACCAAGTCGCGGAAAAAGACCGCATCCCTATCGGCGAAAAATCCGCTTACGCGATGGGCGTGGTGTCGGACCACTTCGCGCAGTTCGGCATCCAGCAGTTCTTGCTGCCGTTCTTCAACGTGGTCATGGGCCTGAGTCCCGCCAAGGTCTCGCTGGCGATGGGCTTTGCCCGGCTGTGGGACGCGATCAACGACCCGGCCGTCGGCTCGATCTCCGACCACTGGAAGAGCCGGTACGGCCGACGCCGTCCGTTCATCTTCGTCGGCGCGATCCTCACCGGCATCGTGTTCCCGCTCATCTGGCTCGTCCCCGGGGGCTGGTCCGAGGGGCAGATGTTTGCCTGGCTGACCGTCGCCCTGATCATCTACTACACCAGCTACTCGCTGCTGTCGGTGCCCTACGAATCGCTCGGCATGGAGCTGACGCAGGACTACGTCGAGAAAACCAAGCTCTTCACGTTCCGCACGTACCTGATGCGCATCTTCGACATGGGTATCTGGGCAATGCTCCCGTTGGCGACCTGGATCGCCGCCCTGCTCGCCGACCAACAGATGGCCCTGGATGCGGTGCAACTCGCCGGCGAAGCCCTCGAGAAACAAAAGGAAAAGCTGACCGAAGAAAACCTCGCCCGGACCATCCCCTGGGTCGCCGTCGGTGCGGGGGTCATGATCATGATCTCGGGTGTCCTGCCCGCGTTCTTCTGCAAAGAGCGTTTTGCGGAAGTCGCGCAGAAACAGAAAGGCGAAAACCCGTTCAAGACCGTCTGGTCGCTGCTGCGTAACCCGCCGTTCATGATCGTGATGGGCTCGATCGCGCTCTACCTGCTCGGCCTGTCGTCCAACGCCGTGCTGGGCTTCTACGTCAACACCTACTACATCGAGGGCGGCGATGTGAAGAGCGGGGCATTCCTCGGCCTCTACCACAGCCTCGTCGGCCTGATCTTCGGCATCCTGGGTGCCTTCATCATCGAGATCCTGTCCAAGCGCATCGACAAGAAGCCGCTGATCATGGGCTGCGTCGTCGTGCTGTTCCTCTCCGCCGCCTCATGGTGGATCACCTACCTGCCCGGCCGGCCCTACCTGACGCTGGTGTCGCGCCCGTTCCTGACCCTGGCCGAGACCGGCTACTGGGTGCTGATCCTCTCGATGCGGGCCGACGTCGCCGACTGGGACGAATTGAAGAACGGGCGTCGCCGCGAGGGCATGATCGCTGCCTTGGGCAACTGGATGATCAAGCTGTCGATCACCCTCGCCACCGTGATCGGCGGGGTCATGCTCCAGTACTTCGTCGGCTTCGATGCCGATCTGGGCGGCGATCAGTCGCCCGAGACGCTCAGCCTGCTGCGTGGGACCTACATCTTCACCCAGATGGGCACGATGGTGATCGTCTTCTTCGTCCTGGCCCTCTACCCGCTGTCCCGAGCGAAGATGGCCAAGGTCCGCGAGGAACTCGATGCACGCCACGCGGCCCTGGAGGCCGAGGGCGGAGCGGAAGACGAGCCGGGCACGGCGTGA
- a CDS encoding PEP-CTERM sorting domain-containing protein (PEP-CTERM proteins occur, often in large numbers, in the proteomes of bacteria that also encode an exosortase, a predicted intramembrane cysteine proteinase. The presence of a PEP-CTERM domain at a protein's C-terminus predicts cleavage within the sorting domain, followed by covalent anchoring to some some component of the (usually Gram-negative) cell surface. Many PEP-CTERM proteins exhibit an unusual sequence composition that includes large numbers of potential glycosylation sites. Expression of one such protein has been shown restore the ability of a bacterium to form floc, a type of biofilm.) yields the protein MAAAVRVFVLAGFVVCALFTEASAQKIYNESGGVVVMEMESTESPLGQWGFIGHDADSTYPTGALGTGHLEYQGPNSYGSPGSRLQYQFKINQSGNYTLWFRAHKRLLGNEPDKNNDAYVKLEGDFTSGNPEVPTWPLKRDTKLYGGKEDGWGLASRLDGNGVHHKAPIYNLTAGEIYTMSISGRSNRFNVDRIILTHEDTGYRWNRTTELLPESSFLPVPEPASAALFVLGAGALALRRRRAAA from the coding sequence ATGGCCGCTGCTGTCAGAGTCTTTGTTTTGGCTGGTTTTGTTGTTTGCGCGCTTTTCACTGAGGCGTCCGCCCAGAAGATCTACAACGAAAGCGGCGGCGTCGTCGTCATGGAAATGGAAAGCACCGAGTCCCCGTTGGGCCAATGGGGGTTCATCGGCCACGATGCCGATTCGACCTACCCCACCGGCGCCTTGGGCACCGGTCACCTCGAATACCAGGGGCCGAACTCCTATGGTTCGCCCGGCTCCAGGCTTCAATACCAATTCAAGATCAACCAGTCCGGCAACTACACCCTCTGGTTCCGGGCCCACAAACGCCTGCTGGGCAATGAGCCGGACAAAAACAACGACGCGTACGTCAAGCTGGAAGGCGACTTCACCTCCGGCAACCCCGAGGTGCCCACTTGGCCACTGAAACGGGATACAAAGCTGTACGGCGGGAAAGAGGACGGCTGGGGCCTGGCCTCACGCCTAGACGGCAACGGCGTGCATCACAAGGCGCCGATCTACAACCTCACCGCCGGCGAGATCTACACCATGTCGATCTCCGGCCGATCGAACCGCTTCAACGTCGACCGCATCATCCTCACCCACGAAGACACCGGCTACCGGTGGAACCGAACCACCGAGCTCCTGCCCGAGTCATCTTTTTTGCCCGTACCCGAGCCCGCCAGCGCGGCGTTGTTTGTCCTTGGCGCCGGTGCCTTGGCGCTGCGTCGCCGTCGTGCCGCCGCCTGA
- a CDS encoding right-handed parallel beta-helix repeat-containing protein — MLNVQDFGAKGDNQTDDTQAIEAALDAAAGGEATLWFPTGTYLTHPLKVPSHVTLMGHSSWGYLDRDDKDPDFKGRTTLAALSGDANAFLDLDDIRGTRILGLTLDGRKQGEAMHGIYTRNRGNELHNMIEDCRIEHFTGSGIRFERAWVLGVRRSLIMFNGGHGIDLTSGYDGWIIDCQVSANGGYGLFARGQAPDDMSEEEKEALKFFGAASIKITANRIEWNKQGGIYFNGSNSMQITGCSLDHNFGPGVHLKNSVANTVSGNLIRSSGVDKQDDQCSQVLLEGCNGTSVTGNTLWGWYNRTEHDFTYPYPYFGIIAKNLSGCVIADNAMYHASSKEGVRDDGGHTGTIIKDNAYVKPNIEFDEDGGWKLLDDPVGT, encoded by the coding sequence ATGCTCAACGTCCAAGACTTCGGCGCCAAAGGCGATAACCAGACCGACGACACCCAGGCGATCGAGGCGGCGCTCGACGCGGCGGCCGGGGGCGAGGCCACGCTATGGTTCCCTACGGGGACGTACCTGACCCACCCGCTGAAGGTGCCCAGCCATGTGACGCTGATGGGCCATTCGTCGTGGGGCTACCTCGACCGGGACGACAAAGACCCCGATTTCAAGGGACGCACGACGCTGGCGGCGCTGTCGGGCGACGCCAACGCCTTCCTCGATCTCGACGACATCCGCGGCACCCGCATCTTGGGCCTGACCCTCGACGGGCGCAAGCAGGGCGAAGCGATGCACGGCATCTACACCCGCAACCGCGGCAACGAGCTGCACAACATGATCGAGGACTGCCGGATCGAGCACTTCACCGGCTCGGGCATCCGGTTCGAGCGGGCCTGGGTCCTGGGCGTGCGACGCAGCCTGATCATGTTCAACGGCGGGCACGGCATCGACCTCACCAGCGGCTACGACGGCTGGATCATCGACTGCCAGGTTTCGGCCAACGGTGGCTACGGTCTGTTTGCCCGCGGCCAGGCCCCAGACGACATGAGCGAAGAAGAAAAAGAAGCGCTGAAGTTCTTCGGCGCAGCATCGATCAAGATCACCGCCAACCGCATCGAGTGGAACAAGCAAGGCGGCATCTACTTCAACGGCAGCAACTCGATGCAGATCACCGGCTGCTCGCTCGACCACAACTTCGGCCCCGGCGTCCACCTCAAAAACTCGGTCGCCAACACCGTCAGCGGCAACCTCATCCGCAGCAGCGGCGTCGACAAGCAAGACGACCAGTGCTCGCAGGTGCTGCTCGAAGGCTGCAACGGCACGTCCGTCACCGGCAACACGCTTTGGGGCTGGTACAACCGCACCGAGCACGACTTCACCTACCCCTACCCGTACTTCGGCATCATCGCCAAGAACCTGTCGGGCTGCGTGATCGCCGACAACGCGATGTACCACGCCTCGAGCAAGGAAGGCGTCCGCGACGACGGCGGGCACACCGGTACGATCATCAAGGACAACGCCTACGTGAAGCCCAACATCGAGTTTGATGAAGACGGCGGCTGGAAACTGCTAGACGATCCCGTCGGGACATAA
- a CDS encoding right-handed parallel beta-helix repeat-containing protein, which yields MMKNLCVSVLVLSVVWLSGCTQPRVESGVSAGSAETAPPETAAFLNIRDFGAKGDGETDDTQALLDAMQAATESEGTVYFPHGIYMIHPVKVPNHITLLGYSAWAYGNKGDKDPDFRGKTILAALSGDARALLDLDDIRGTRIVGLTIDGRRQGERMHGIYMRHRGSELHNMIEDCRIEGFTGSGIRFERTWLLGVRRCMIAFNGEHGIDMTSGYDGWIMDTMLTGNKGWGLYIAGEPHEDLTDEERESIRWFGGASIMVTANRIEWNRAGGIYFNGANSMQITGCSIDHNFGPGMQMKNGISHTIVGNLFRSSGVEKKGDECSHLWLEDSRGVVVTGNTFWGKYNRTEYRFDYPYPFYGIIAKNLSGSVIADNAMYHAASKEGVRDDGGHTNTVIRDNAYVKPNLKFTDDGFELLPDDAPAE from the coding sequence ATGATGAAGAACCTATGCGTGTCGGTTTTGGTGTTGTCGGTGGTGTGGCTTTCGGGGTGCACCCAGCCGAGGGTGGAGTCGGGGGTGTCGGCGGGTTCGGCCGAGACCGCCCCGCCGGAGACGGCGGCGTTTCTCAACATCCGTGACTTCGGGGCCAAGGGCGACGGCGAAACGGACGACACCCAGGCCCTGCTCGACGCGATGCAGGCCGCGACCGAGAGCGAAGGCACCGTCTACTTCCCGCACGGCATCTACATGATCCACCCGGTCAAGGTGCCCAACCACATCACCCTGCTGGGCTACTCGGCCTGGGCTTACGGCAACAAGGGCGACAAGGACCCCGACTTCCGCGGCAAGACCATCCTCGCGGCGCTGTCGGGTGATGCGCGGGCGCTGCTCGACCTCGACGACATCCGCGGCACGCGCATCGTCGGCCTGACGATCGACGGCCGGCGACAGGGCGAGCGGATGCACGGCATCTACATGCGGCACCGCGGCTCGGAGCTACACAATATGATCGAGGACTGCCGGATCGAAGGCTTCACCGGCTCGGGCATCCGGTTTGAGCGCACCTGGCTGCTGGGCGTCCGCCGATGCATGATCGCGTTCAACGGCGAGCATGGCATCGACATGACCTCGGGCTACGACGGCTGGATCATGGACACCATGCTCACCGGCAACAAGGGCTGGGGGCTGTACATCGCCGGCGAACCGCACGAAGACCTCACCGACGAAGAACGCGAATCGATCCGCTGGTTCGGCGGTGCTTCGATCATGGTCACCGCCAACCGCATCGAGTGGAACCGCGCCGGCGGGATTTACTTCAACGGCGCCAACTCCATGCAGATCACCGGCTGCTCGATCGACCACAACTTCGGCCCGGGCATGCAGATGAAAAACGGCATCAGCCACACCATCGTCGGCAACCTCTTCCGCAGCAGCGGCGTCGAGAAGAAAGGCGACGAGTGCAGCCACCTCTGGCTCGAAGACTCGCGTGGCGTCGTGGTCACCGGCAACACCTTCTGGGGCAAGTACAACCGCACCGAGTACCGCTTCGACTACCCCTACCCCTTCTACGGCATCATCGCGAAGAACCTCAGCGGATCGGTCATCGCGGACAACGCGATGTACCACGCGGCGAGCAAGGAAGGCGTGCGTGACGACGGCGGGCACACCAACACCGTCATCCGCGACAACGCCTACGTGAAGCCGAACCTCAAGTTCACCGACGACGGGTTCGAGTTGCTTCCTGACGACGCCCCGGCAGAATAG
- a CDS encoding NUDIX hydrolase: protein MATPDFILALREKVGHDLLWLNGVVAVVVDDQGRVLLNKRADTGSWSLISGILEPGEQPDEALEREVLEETGVTIRASRLLDAFTSPIIEYPNGDRAQYLTVAYRCDVVAGEPRVNDDESLEVRFVPRQEMPKLRDDLQRVVDLAFL, encoded by the coding sequence ATGGCGACCCCCGACTTCATCCTGGCGCTGCGTGAAAAAGTCGGCCACGACCTGCTCTGGCTCAACGGCGTAGTCGCAGTGGTGGTCGACGACCAGGGCCGGGTGCTTCTGAACAAGCGGGCGGACACCGGCAGCTGGTCGCTGATCAGCGGCATCCTTGAGCCCGGCGAGCAACCCGACGAAGCCCTCGAACGCGAAGTCCTCGAAGAGACCGGCGTCACCATCCGGGCCTCCCGCCTCCTCGACGCCTTCACCTCCCCCATCATCGAATACCCCAACGGCGACCGAGCCCAATATCTGACCGTCGCCTACCGCTGCGACGTCGTGGCGGGCGAGCCGAGAGTGAACGATGATGAATCCCTGGAAGTACGCTTCGTGCCACGGCAAGAGATGCCGAAGTTGCGGGACGACTTGCAGCGCGTTGTCGACTTGGCCTTTTTGTAA
- a CDS encoding heme-binding protein, with translation MKANAPMLVTTAAAVALFVWIAPASAEPASAPDEPAADRPTAPEPRPVYIEADLPLGYPQPGPAYEVLLKVYPAYRAARADGGNAFRKLFNHIQRHDIAMTAPVEMTLDAPSEDDPRVARMDMLFMYANPDMGELGTDVNVEVVDLPPIQVLSLGFFGNADRSQINEALAMLERHLEADPEWVAAGPPRLLGYNSPMVPARNRYSEVQIPVMPAEAESETADSLAPDASAQAESEPPEAR, from the coding sequence ATGAAAGCGAACGCCCCCATGCTCGTGACGACGGCCGCTGCGGTGGCCCTGTTTGTCTGGATCGCCCCCGCCTCGGCTGAACCCGCGTCTGCCCCCGACGAGCCTGCCGCGGACCGCCCCACCGCCCCCGAGCCCCGGCCGGTGTATATCGAGGCGGACCTGCCGCTGGGCTACCCGCAGCCCGGGCCCGCTTACGAAGTCCTGCTCAAAGTGTACCCCGCCTATCGCGCCGCCCGGGCCGACGGAGGCAACGCGTTCCGCAAGCTCTTCAACCACATCCAACGTCACGACATCGCGATGACCGCGCCCGTGGAGATGACCCTCGATGCGCCCAGCGAAGACGACCCGCGCGTCGCCCGCATGGACATGCTGTTCATGTACGCGAACCCGGACATGGGCGAGCTCGGGACCGACGTGAACGTGGAGGTGGTCGACCTCCCGCCGATTCAGGTGCTGAGCCTGGGCTTCTTCGGCAACGCCGACCGCTCGCAGATCAACGAGGCTCTGGCCATGCTCGAACGCCACCTCGAGGCCGACCCCGAATGGGTCGCCGCGGGCCCGCCCCGCCTGCTGGGTTACAACAGCCCAATGGTCCCCGCCCGCAACCGCTACAGCGAGGTCCAGATACCGGTGATGCCCGCCGAGGCGGAATCGGAGACGGCAGATTCGCTTGCCCCCGACGCCTCCGCCCAGGCCGAATCCGAGCCTCCCGAAGCGCGTTGA